The following proteins come from a genomic window of Solwaraspora sp. WMMA2065:
- the panD gene encoding aspartate 1-decarboxylase, giving the protein MLRTMLKSKIHRATVTQADLHYVGSVTIDADLLDAADLLPGEQVAIVDVTNGARLETYVIEGARGSGVIGINGAAAHLVHPGDLVILIAYGQFTDAEARACQPRVVHVDAANRVIQLDADPAGAPAGVVGDPVRGDTAAGWPVVAGRP; this is encoded by the coding sequence ATGCTGCGCACCATGCTCAAATCCAAGATCCACCGGGCCACGGTGACCCAGGCCGATCTGCACTACGTCGGCTCGGTCACCATCGACGCCGACCTGCTGGACGCGGCCGACCTGCTGCCCGGCGAGCAGGTGGCGATCGTCGACGTGACCAACGGCGCCCGGCTGGAGACGTACGTCATCGAGGGGGCCCGGGGCAGTGGGGTGATCGGCATCAACGGGGCCGCCGCTCACCTGGTGCACCCCGGTGACCTGGTGATCCTGATCGCGTACGGGCAGTTCACCGACGCCGAGGCCCGCGCCTGTCAGCCCCGGGTGGTGCACGTTGACGCCGCCAACCGGGTGATCCAGCTCGATGCCGACCCGGCCGGGGCACCCGCCGGTGTGGTGGGCGACCCGGTCCGTGGCGACACCGCCGCCGGCTGGCCGGTGGTTGCCGGCAGGCCTTAG
- a CDS encoding septum formation family protein, translating to MRRWTAAFAVGGALVLGLTGCGLPAGVDGELTNSWQPIPEPSPFVPPAEVCHPGDFAETAYLSSYSPVDCSAPHRVETVHVGTFGAEAAEATAPPAQGSPEIRVAYAECDSATSEYVGADWRLGRLWVGVAVPSPAAWEGGARWFRCDVTEVTNVEDNGGTASRTASLRDELAEPSPLHLTCYAVRNDDNGAIDTMPAEECDEPHNAEFAGVWQAPDIEYPTRDRDWNQFHTECRKVIGRYADVPLDGNLQFRTGVISLPGGAAEWAAGNRGVRCYLWLDERNVERSLKDVGTEGLPIQYE from the coding sequence ATGCGCCGATGGACCGCCGCTTTCGCGGTCGGTGGAGCGCTTGTGCTCGGCCTGACCGGGTGCGGCCTGCCCGCCGGGGTGGACGGCGAGCTCACCAACAGTTGGCAGCCGATCCCCGAGCCGAGCCCGTTCGTGCCGCCGGCCGAGGTCTGCCATCCGGGGGACTTCGCGGAGACCGCCTACCTGTCGTCGTACAGCCCGGTCGACTGCTCGGCCCCGCACCGGGTGGAGACGGTGCATGTCGGCACGTTCGGCGCTGAGGCTGCGGAGGCGACCGCGCCGCCGGCGCAGGGCTCGCCCGAAATCCGTGTCGCGTACGCCGAGTGCGACTCCGCGACCAGCGAGTACGTCGGTGCCGACTGGCGGCTCGGCCGGCTCTGGGTGGGGGTGGCGGTGCCGTCCCCGGCCGCCTGGGAAGGTGGTGCCCGCTGGTTCCGCTGCGACGTCACCGAGGTGACCAACGTGGAGGACAACGGTGGGACGGCGTCGCGCACCGCGAGCCTGCGCGACGAGCTGGCCGAGCCATCGCCGCTGCATCTGACCTGCTACGCGGTCCGTAACGACGACAACGGCGCGATCGACACCATGCCGGCCGAGGAGTGCGACGAGCCGCACAACGCGGAGTTCGCCGGGGTCTGGCAGGCACCGGACATCGAGTATCCGACCCGGGACCGGGACTGGAACCAGTTCCACACCGAGTGCCGCAAGGTGATCGGCCGGTACGCGGATGTGCCACTCGACGGCAACCTGCAGTTCCGTACCGGGGTGATCTCGCTGCCGGGCGGTGCCGCCGAGTGGGCGGCCGGCAACCGGGGCGTCCGCTGCTACCTGTGGCTCGACGAACGCAACGTCGAGCGGTCGCTCAAGGACGTCGGCACCGAGGGCCTGCCCATCCAGTACGAGTAG
- the panC gene encoding pantoate--beta-alanine ligase, translating to MSPASTAPTTSTAPTAPAGLQVAWTRAELAALRAGWSGSVAVVMTMGALHDGHDALLRAAAARADHVIATIFVNPLQFGPTEDFDRYPRTIDDDLAVCRRAGVRAVFAPARAEVYPDGEPQVRVDPGPIGEILEGASRPGFFHGVLTVVLKLLQITRPDLAFFGEKDYQQLTLVRRLVRDFDLPVAIVGVPTVRESDGLARSSRNRYLSPQQRQVALGLAGALRAGVDAATAGVSADEVLAAGRAAFDQHTGGAAELDYLALTDPELGPAVPGPARLLIAARVGDTRLIDNTPVELAGSRSEGS from the coding sequence ATGAGCCCGGCCTCGACCGCGCCGACCACCTCGACCGCGCCGACCGCACCGGCCGGGCTGCAAGTGGCGTGGACCCGCGCCGAGCTCGCCGCGCTGCGGGCCGGCTGGTCCGGCTCGGTGGCGGTGGTGATGACGATGGGTGCCCTGCACGACGGGCACGACGCCCTGCTGCGCGCGGCGGCGGCCCGCGCCGACCACGTGATCGCCACGATCTTCGTCAACCCGCTGCAGTTCGGGCCGACCGAGGACTTCGACCGGTACCCGCGCACCATCGACGACGACCTGGCGGTCTGCCGGCGGGCCGGGGTCCGGGCGGTCTTTGCGCCGGCCCGGGCCGAGGTCTACCCGGACGGCGAGCCGCAGGTCAGAGTCGACCCGGGGCCGATCGGGGAGATCCTGGAGGGGGCGAGCCGGCCGGGCTTCTTCCACGGGGTGCTGACCGTGGTGCTGAAGTTGCTCCAGATCACCCGGCCCGACCTGGCCTTCTTCGGGGAGAAGGACTACCAGCAGCTGACCCTGGTCCGGCGGTTGGTGCGCGACTTTGACCTGCCAGTGGCCATCGTCGGAGTGCCGACCGTCCGGGAGTCGGACGGGCTGGCCCGGTCCAGCCGTAACCGCTACCTGTCGCCCCAGCAGCGGCAGGTGGCGCTGGGGCTGGCCGGGGCACTGCGGGCCGGCGTGGACGCGGCGACGGCGGGCGTCTCCGCCGACGAGGTGCTGGCCGCCGGCCGGGCTGCCTTCGACCAGCACACCGGTGGCGCCGCCGAGCTCGACTACCTGGCGCTGACCGATCCCGAGCTGGGGCCGGCGGTGCCCGGTCCGGCCCGGCTGCTGATCGCCGCCCGGGTCGGTGACACCCGATTGATCGACAACACCCCGGTGGAGCTGGCCGGCTCCCGATCGGAAGGATCCTGA